In Zingiber officinale cultivar Zhangliang chromosome 1A, Zo_v1.1, whole genome shotgun sequence, a genomic segment contains:
- the LOC122039075 gene encoding putative disease resistance protein RGA3 gives METLCTSLLKTQTMLAKVKSSQSNDTKWMPIMPLMQKLKDAAYDAEDLIDEFQYHVLRQKIKGEEEDKAASGSGGLPNILPAAKEKLFGPSHSLEEDAMRTSVVEIQGRLERIANSMEGIMNVLPLNDRGTQLEVKFQSRESCSSPATDILFGREKELNQVVEWLLGSANQVEPAPGVVNDTFSVLPITGIGGVGKTTLAQYVYKDTRIQHHFDLKIWVCVSHNFSVQGLTKSIIQSVTQQKQHDNMCLESLRKILDEHIANKKFLLFLDDMWSDKESIWENFCALLKDGGAHGSKIIVTTRVMKVSKMVNPAESILLHGLDEDVFWQLFNKCSFGILNPEDYPGLEDIGRKIARKLKGSPLAAKTIGKVMKSNLCWQHWTTIMESDIWEVKQDEDGIMPALQLSYQYLDENMKQCFAFCSMVPKDYTFDKVELVLMWMAERR, from the coding sequence ATGGAAACTCTGTGCACATCGCTGCTGAAGACTCAAACCATGCTTGCCAAGGTAAAGAGTAGTCAGAGCAACGACACCAAGTGGATGCCAATCATGCCATTGATGCAGAAACTCAAGGATGCTGCTTATGATGCTGAGGACTTGATAGATGAGTTCCAATACCATGTACTCAGGCAGAAGATCAAAGGTGAAGAAGAGGACAAGGCAGCAAGTGGCTCCGGTGGCCTTCCAAACATTTTGCCTGCTGCAAAAGAAAAGTTGTTTGGTCCTTCTCATTCCTTGGAGGAAGATGCCATGAGAACTAGCGTGGTGGAGATTCAAGGAAGGCTGGAGAGAATTGCTAATAGTATGGAGGGCATCATGAATGTGCTACCACTAAATGATAGAGGGACGCAACTTGAGGTGAAGTTTCAGTCCAGAGAATCATGCTCTTCCCCGGCGACGGACATATTGTTTGGCAGAGAGAAAGAACTGAACCAAGTGGTAGAGTGGTTGTTGGGGTCAGCTAATCAGGTGGAACCTGCACCCGGAGTTGTCAACGATACCTTCTCCGTCTTGCCCATTACCGGGATCGGAGGGGTGGGAAAGACTACTCTAGCTCAGTACGTGTACAAAGACACCAGAATTCAGCATCATTTTGACCTCAAGATTTGGGTTTGTGTGTCTCACAATTTCAGTGTACAGGGACTCACTAAGTCTATAATACAGTCAGTAACTCAGCAAAAACAACACGATAATATGTGTTTGGAATCTCTTCGAAAAATACTCGATGAGCATATTGCGAACAAGAAGTTTCTGCTTTTTCTTGACGACATGTGGAGCGATAAGGAGAGTATCTGGGAGAACTTCTGTGCACTGCTCAAAGATGGAGGAGCTCATGGTAGTAAAATCATTGTTACAACTCGAGTTATGAAAGTTTCTAAAATGGTTAACCCGGCAGAATCAATCTTGCTCCATGGTTTAGACGAAGATGTCTTTTGGCAATTGTTCAATAAATGCTCATTTGGCATACTCAACCCTGAAGACTATCCGGGGCTAGAAGATATTGGTAGAAAGATTGCTCGCAAGTTGAAGGGCTCACCATTAGCTGCAAAAACAATTGGCAAGGTTATGAAGTCAAATTTGTGTTGGCAACATTGGACCACCATAATGGAGAGCGACATATGGGAAGTAAAACAAGATGAAGATGGCATTATGCCAGCTCTGCAGTTAAGTTATCAATATCTCGATGAAAATATGAAGCAGTGCTTTGCTTTTTGCTCGATGGTTCCTAAAGATTACACATTCGATAAAGTTGAGTTGGTTCTAATGTGGATGGCCGAACGAAGATAA